AAGGGCCGGCCTTTCAGGCCTTAAGATGGTCTCGCCAGCCCGCTACCCTGCCGAGCCTGGGATCTGTAGCCGGCGGGCCGAATCATCCTTCAGGGCCGTTTGAATCCGCTGCTCGGCACCTCGGTCTTGAAGTTCCTGGATGACAATCCGCCGCGAGGCGACCGTCAGAAAGGTGTTGAAGCTGCCGCTGCGATCGTAGCGGCGCAGAATTTCAAGGTCGTTCTCGGCCAATCGCTCGAGCGTGGCGACCACGACGGCGTCGGCATCTTTCTGGGTGAGGGTCCATTTCTGGCTATGCCGGGCATGCTGTACCACCTGAATGACGGTGCTGGCATACCGATCGATAAAACGCCGCCAATTCGTACTGGGGGATGCGAAAAGGTCGTCCAGCAGTTGAAGATCGGCGGAACTGGCTTTCATGGATACACTCGGGGCCTAAAAAGGACGTGAATTGAGACTGAAGGAAAGTAAATAACTTGAGACTTAAGCTCAATACAGGTTTTCACTTGGGATATAGTGCCAAATGAGGCATGGTTGCCTTGACACCTTATTGAGACAGGCATAAAAAACGAAGAGAAAGTCGCCGATGAATATCTTTCATAGACGCGACGTGCGTTTGGGGGCAAGATCAACTGTGGTTGCCCCACTTACGAGAACCTTGTTTTCAACACCGCTTTAGTGGTCAGGAGATACCTAGGATGACTCACGTAGTCTGCGAACCGTGCTTTAACTGCAAGTACACGGATTGCGTTGTTGTGTGCCCCGTCGAATGTTTCTACGAAGGGGACAAGATCCTCTACATCCACCCAGAAGAATGCATCGACTGCGAAGCGTGTGTGCCTGAGTGTCCTGTCGAAGCCATCTTCCACGAAGACAACGTGCCAGAAGAATGGAACGGCTTCATTGAATTGAACGCCGAGATGGCACCTCAGTGCGAAGTGATCACCGAAAAGAAGGAGCCACTGGCCGACCAATAGTCGCCAGCCGGGCCACTTGCTTGATCGTGAAAATAAAAAAAGCCACAACCGAAACGTTGTGGCTTTTTTCATGCGCTGATGCCAATAAGAGGACGCGATCGATCGACCTTGCCCCAATCTGCAAAAGCTACTTCCTGCAAGGAAGTCAAGTCGATTTCATTCTTATTTTCGCGGTAACACGCGTCTCGCAGTTTATTCGAAAGACTCGTATTGCTTCGCATTGTTTAACAAGGTTAGGATGAAAAACTGCTTACCTGCCGCGACTCAAGCGGCCTTATCAAGTGCCAAAAGGAAGGACCTATCTGATGAGTCAATTTACTTGCCAGTGTTGCCAGCAAGTTTTTGACAAAAGCAGTGATCCGTGCTTTGTGATTCGTGTCACTGCGTTTCTGGAGATTGAGCCTTACTTCGACGAAGCAGACTACGACGATACCGACCGAGACAATCTCTCGGTGCTTGCTGATACTCTCGAACAGGTTTATCCGATCGAAGACCCCACGCTGCACGAAGATCAAACCCCTCGGGATTTTCGCCTCTGCCGTGATTGCTACCAGCAATACATGCGAGACCCTGTCGGGCGAGAGAATCAGGCCGCGCAGATCTCGTTCAGCGATAACTAGCATCGCCGTGTCGTCGGCATGCCACAGCAGTGCCCGTAGCGTTCTTGCGCAATAACGGAAGTGTCAAGCGATGCTTATCCGAGGGACGATCTCCCGGCGCGTTCCTATTTCGTCAGATCCCATTTCAGTTGGTTGTTGCCGGTCGTATCGATCTCGACCTTCAGTTCGGAATCGCGATTGTACTGGGCAGGTATGTACTGAACCGGCACGGTGCCAGCGCCGCCGACTTCCATGCTTCGCTTCATTTCGGAAGAAAGCTTTTTGGGGTTTTCCAGTCGCGTCGCCGTGATTCGCACGATCTTTTCGCCTGGCGTCACTCGCATTTGGAACTTGCCGTCGTGGATCGAGCCAGCAAAAGAACGCTCGCCAGCTTGTACCGACTCTAGAATCACCTTGCCGGTTTCCAAAGGGCTGCCGTTAAAGGTTACGGTGCCTGATACGAGCGTCGTGCCGTCGTTATGACCGGCCGAGCAGCCACCGGCGGCCAGCAAGAGACAGCCAAGTAGCAAGCTGCTTGTCCGTAGTGTTCGTGAAGGATTCATCGCATTTTGACCTGGATAGGAATGAGAGAGTGAAGCGAATCAACCACAAGCAGTCCCCTGGTCAGAGTGGGGACTGCCTGGCATGGCTTTCTACTGGGTGAGCTTAGAACTGGCCGACCACTTCACCGTTGCCAGTCGTGCCCAATGCTCGCCAGGTACCCAGGTCGATCGTCTCGGGAACGAACCGCACCGAGGCGTCCCCCATCACCGTGTTCACGCCGCCGGGGTGGTAGCTGCGAGCCGAGTTGCGGTAGCCGCCGCTCGAGTTGTTGTCGTCGTAACCCACGTCTTCACATGGGGCCACTCGGTCCCAGTCGCCGCTGGTGCATTCGTTGTTGTTGGTATCGCTACGGACGATCAGGTCCGGTAACGAAGTGTTGGGTGCTTGCTGCGTCGAGAAGAATGCCTCGCCGTGGTTCGAGCCTTGCCAGTAACCGCCGGCATCGTAGATGTGCCCCGGACGATTCGCACCGCGAATGATCGCTTCACTTCCCATGACGGTATTCGAGCTACCGTCGGTCAGGTTGTTAAAGCCGGTACTCGATTCAAAGTAGAACATCCCCTTGGTGCTTTGCGAGGGATTGGCTGTCCGTTTGAAGAAGTCCGCGCCGTTGCACAGCAGGTAGTTGCCTACCTGGTTGTCGCGGCAGAAGCCGGGGCTGTTCGGTTCCGATGGGCAATTGAAGATATTGATGACGGCCCCTCCCAGCAAGCTTCCCTTAAACGTCGATGGAACGGTGTAAACGTACGAGTAGCCACCGCTCAGGTTGCCACCGCTGGCGGTCGGGGTGCGGATGCATTCTTCGTAAACATCTTGCAGGGCCGCTTGCTCGACAAACGGCAAGATCCGCTGAAACCAGCAATCGCGATTGCCGATGTTCCCCAGGCGAAAACCATACGGGAAATTACCATGCGTATCGTGGTAGTTGTGCAATGCCAGGCCAATCTGCTTGAGGTGATTGGTGCATTGCATCCGCCGAGCCGCTTCGCGTGCTTGTTGAACCGCAGGCAACAAAAGGGCAATTAGCATGCCAATGATCGCAATGACGACCAGGAGCTCGACTAGCGTAAATCCAGATTTGTGAGACCGAACGCTCATGAGATTCTCCAAACGGAAGCGAAGTGCAAAAGTTAGAAACATACGAAGAATTCAAGTGTTTTGTGCGTAGGTCACTCAGGGAGACTCGCGACCTGCTCGTCGTCTGGCCATTCCGGGAAATGGCTCGCAGCGACACGGTCTAGTCTATACCGAATTAGATAGACAGTGAAACAAAGTTGACTGACAGGAAACACAAGAATCATGGTTTCTTCACTTGCTCTTCATGGGTAAGTGGGTGGGCTGGGCAATCTTTGGTCGTTGGCTGACGGCCACCCCAATGGGCTGTTTTTGGTGTCGATGCTGGTGGCCAACTGGTAGACTGACGGGTATTCGTGCGGTTCAGATCACGCCAGGCGAAAGGGGGAACGTGCCATGGCAAAGAAGATCAGTTCAAGCGTAGGAAGAAAGCAGGGGCACAACGCCAGGAATCTTCCCGACGACGTCAAAACGGTTCAGCAGTTACTTCAGGCCGCCGCCAAGAACCTGGGTAACAGCGACTACGATCCCGGCGACGACGATGGCAAGATCGCGACGCCACCGAAGTTCTCAGAGACCGTCGCCGCGATTAACGCGTTTCAAAAGCGATTCATGCGCAGTCCCGACGGGCAGGTCGATCCCGACAGGACGACACTCAAAAAGCTGAACGAAGCGGCCGGTTCCGCCCCCGCTTCAAGCGGCGCAGCAACGAAGACGCCGGTGGCCGTGCCGTCGAAGGCACCAGCGCCGGCGGCACTCGGTAAGCTCTCGCTCAATTCGTTTCTCGGCAAATCGATGGCCGAGATCTGTCCGAGCGGGTACGCCGATACAAGCAACAATCACTGTGCTCATTTTGTCGGCCACGCGCTGGATATCACCGTCGGGCTGACATGCCACGGAATGACCTCCGGTAAAAAGCGAAAGGGAGAAGCGGCCAGCCTGCGGGTGCAAGAGATCTTCGCGGCCTGTCCGTCGGTGGCCGAGTACGATGACACGATGGTCGGCAAACGGGGCCTGATGTTCGTCAGCGCGCCGAGCAACTTTGTCACGACCGGCGGAAAGACAACCATCCGGAACGTCCCCAAGAAGCACATTGGGATCTTTCTCAACGGGACTGTCTGGCACTACAGCAACTCGCGAAACAAGGTCGTCACGCAGACGCCGGCCCAGTTCATCAAGCACTACAGCGGCCAGACGAATGCCCTGTGGTTGGGGACGTTGCCTCCGGGGGCGATCTCGAATTTCTCGGCGTAACGTTCGATGCGACTGTGCTGTCGGTCTAAGTCATGTCGGTGGCGTTGGTTACGAGGCACTTCGGGGGGCCTGCGTTTGCTGCCTGGGGATGTCTATGGGGCCGTTGTTCCTCCTCCAAATGACGGATAAACTGAAGGTTTGACTGTGGGTCCGGCATCGTCACTTAGCAGGCGAAAGGGGGCCGGCGGTCTTGGTTGTCAACAAGTAGCACCCCTTCCTTCCGAAAAGATGTCGAACATGAAGATTGCCGTTATTGGTGGAGATGGAACCGGACCTGAAGTTACCGCAGAAGCCCTCAAGGTCATGGA
Above is a window of Blastopirellula marina DNA encoding:
- a CDS encoding ferredoxin family protein; translated protein: MTHVVCEPCFNCKYTDCVVVCPVECFYEGDKILYIHPEECIDCEACVPECPVEAIFHEDNVPEEWNGFIELNAEMAPQCEVITEKKEPLADQ
- a CDS encoding DUF1559 domain-containing protein, whose amino-acid sequence is MSVRSHKSGFTLVELLVVIAIIGMLIALLLPAVQQAREAARRMQCTNHLKQIGLALHNYHDTHGNFPYGFRLGNIGNRDCWFQRILPFVEQAALQDVYEECIRTPTASGGNLSGGYSYVYTVPSTFKGSLLGGAVINIFNCPSEPNSPGFCRDNQVGNYLLCNGADFFKRTANPSQSTKGMFYFESSTGFNNLTDGSSNTVMGSEAIIRGANRPGHIYDAGGYWQGSNHGEAFFSTQQAPNTSLPDLIVRSDTNNNECTSGDWDRVAPCEDVGYDDNNSSGGYRNSARSYHPGGVNTVMGDASVRFVPETIDLGTWRALGTTGNGEVVGQF
- a CDS encoding peptidoglycan-binding domain-containing protein, which encodes MAKKISSSVGRKQGHNARNLPDDVKTVQQLLQAAAKNLGNSDYDPGDDDGKIATPPKFSETVAAINAFQKRFMRSPDGQVDPDRTTLKKLNEAAGSAPASSGAATKTPVAVPSKAPAPAALGKLSLNSFLGKSMAEICPSGYADTSNNHCAHFVGHALDITVGLTCHGMTSGKKRKGEAASLRVQEIFAACPSVAEYDDTMVGKRGLMFVSAPSNFVTTGGKTTIRNVPKKHIGIFLNGTVWHYSNSRNKVVTQTPAQFIKHYSGQTNALWLGTLPPGAISNFSA